In Streptomyces durocortorensis, a genomic segment contains:
- a CDS encoding sensor histidine kinase, which translates to MNSERTRLTALYGGLLMLAGVLLMGLVYLLVSEGLYASIVTAVAPAVPASQLDAASAATPTLPSGDWARTTRLEPGQIAVAQKLSTAAGDAALNQLLTVSAVSLAGYSALSVALAWWMAGRVLRPVGVITARARRLSGSNLHERIALKAPRGELKELADTFDGMLDRIEELVAARQRFAANAAHELRTPLAVQRAAAEIGLADDPPPEKVAWIRDKLIDTADDSEQLIEGLLLLAVSDEGLRRRERVDLGTATSTVTEALAAEAKERSVTVEVEARPVSVEGDPVLLDHLVHNLVANALRHNHPGGSVRVRVGPGGLEVANTGPAVDPATVPLLFEPFRRARARRHAPGEGAGLGLSIVASVARAHGGAVSATANPGGGLTARVTFPTAHR; encoded by the coding sequence GTGAACAGCGAGCGCACCCGGCTCACCGCCCTGTACGGCGGGCTCCTGATGCTGGCCGGGGTCCTGCTGATGGGGCTCGTCTACCTGCTGGTCAGCGAGGGCCTGTACGCCAGCATCGTCACCGCCGTCGCCCCCGCCGTACCCGCGTCCCAGCTGGACGCGGCCTCCGCCGCCACTCCCACGCTGCCCTCGGGGGACTGGGCGCGGACCACCAGGCTCGAACCCGGCCAGATCGCCGTCGCGCAGAAGCTCAGCACCGCAGCCGGGGACGCCGCGCTCAACCAGCTCCTCACCGTCTCCGCGGTTTCCCTCGCCGGCTACTCGGCGCTCTCCGTCGCGCTCGCCTGGTGGATGGCGGGCCGGGTGCTGCGGCCGGTCGGCGTCATCACCGCCCGCGCCCGCCGGCTGTCCGGCAGCAACCTGCACGAGCGCATCGCGCTGAAGGCCCCGCGCGGTGAGCTGAAGGAGCTGGCCGACACCTTCGACGGGATGCTCGACCGGATCGAGGAGCTGGTCGCCGCCCGGCAGCGGTTCGCCGCCAACGCCGCCCACGAGCTGCGCACCCCGCTCGCCGTGCAGCGGGCCGCCGCCGAGATCGGCCTGGCCGACGACCCGCCGCCCGAGAAGGTCGCCTGGATTCGCGACAAGCTCATCGACACCGCCGACGACAGCGAGCAGCTCATCGAGGGCCTGCTGCTCCTCGCGGTCTCCGACGAGGGCCTGCGGCGGCGCGAACGGGTCGACCTGGGCACGGCCACGTCGACGGTCACCGAGGCGCTGGCGGCCGAGGCGAAGGAACGGTCCGTCACCGTCGAGGTGGAGGCCCGGCCGGTGAGTGTCGAGGGCGATCCGGTGCTGCTGGACCACCTCGTGCACAACCTGGTCGCCAACGCGCTGCGCCACAACCACCCCGGCGGGAGCGTACGGGTCCGGGTCGGGCCGGGCGGCCTGGAGGTCGCCAACACCGGCCCGGCCGTCGACCCGGCGACCGTGCCGCTGCTGTTCGAGCCGTTCCGTCGTGCGCGGGCCCGCCGCCATGCCCCCGGCGAGGGCGCGGGCCTCGGACTCTCCATCGTGGCATCGGTCGCCCGCGCGCACGGCGGCGCGGTGAGCGCCACGGCGAACCCGGGCGGGGGGCTCACGGCCCGGGTCACGTTCCCGACGGCGCACCGGTAG
- a CDS encoding response regulator transcription factor, whose amino-acid sequence MRVLVVEDEEFLAEMIAEGLRRDAVAVDVAPDGRAALDRLRFGAYDVMILDRDLPGLHGDEVCRKVVAMRLLTRILMLTASGTVRDRVAGLGIGADDYLTKPFAYDELLARVLALGRRARPALPPVLERAGLTLDTARRQVCRDGRYLSLSRKEFAVLETLLRAEGAVVSGDDLIEEVWEEDTSYRTNAVRVTLSKLRAKLGAPPVIETVPGAGYRIGDGPRAGGAR is encoded by the coding sequence ATGCGTGTGCTGGTGGTGGAGGACGAGGAGTTCCTGGCGGAGATGATCGCCGAGGGGCTGCGCCGTGACGCCGTCGCCGTGGACGTGGCCCCCGACGGCCGGGCGGCACTGGACCGGCTGCGGTTCGGCGCGTACGACGTGATGATCCTCGACCGCGATCTGCCCGGGCTGCACGGCGACGAGGTGTGCCGGAAGGTCGTCGCGATGCGGCTGCTCACCCGGATTCTGATGCTCACCGCATCGGGGACCGTACGGGACCGGGTGGCCGGGCTCGGGATCGGCGCCGACGACTACCTGACCAAGCCGTTCGCGTACGACGAACTCCTCGCCCGGGTCCTCGCGCTCGGCCGCCGCGCCCGCCCCGCGCTCCCGCCCGTCCTGGAACGGGCGGGGCTGACCCTGGACACCGCCCGCCGCCAGGTCTGCCGCGACGGCCGTTACCTGTCCCTCTCCCGCAAGGAGTTCGCCGTGCTGGAAACCCTGCTGCGGGCCGAGGGCGCGGTCGTCAGCGGCGACGACCTGATCGAGGAGGTGTGGGAGGAGGACACCAGCTACCGCACCAACGCCGTCCGCGTCACCCTCTCCAAGCTCCGCGCCAAGCTCGGCGCGCCCCCGGTGATCGAGACGGTCCCGGGCGCCGGTTACCGCATCGGCGACGGGCCGCGGGCGGGTGGCGCCCGGTGA